The following coding sequences are from one Desulfosporosinus orientis DSM 765 window:
- the mutS gene encoding DNA mismatch repair protein MutS: MTTPMMQQYHLIKEKVPDAILFFRLGDFYEMFGEDAEVAAPILQIALTGRDAGEGKRIPMCGVPYHAVDNYLSKLVKSGHKVAICEQVEDAKASKGIVKRDIIRIVSPGTLTEAVAERSNHYLASIYFADHWGLAFLDLSTGEFTVFQTADVDVLLTEISRINPAELLLTPELIKRTKLWVGYYCTVRDRKTFDGNAIPEHFPGQESLFREFPAATRAATGLWTYLLETMPGVDPTHIVEIKTYRTERWMFLDQWTRRNLELTESLRGVGKKGTLLSVLDLTKTAFGGRLLRHWIDKPLLLQDEIEGRLDSIQELISDSFLRKDLLKLLSEVYDLERLMGKVSYGTANAKDLLSLTQTLALLPDLCSLLSSSRAETLKTKVPMLGGLETFVAKLKNAINPAPPISLRDGNIIKTGYSREVDQLREIASGGKEWLAQLENAERERTGIRSLKIGYNKIFGYYIEVTHANAHLIPKEYQRKQTLANAERFITPELKDYELKIVGAEEKLKDLEYELFLALREEVRLQTKRIIQVAQILAEIDVFVSLSEVAVRNHYVRPQIKNDGEILITEGRHPVVEEMLEQNLFVPNDTHLSESQHLALITGPNMAGKSTYMRQVALIVLMAHIGSFVPAKNAGISLVDRIFTRVGASDDLAAGQSTFMVEMQEVAHILKYASPKSLIILDEIGRGTATYDGLSIAWAVTEHLVKHPEFRPKTLFATHYHELTQLQDEFAGLFNLHVGVKERGEDIVFLHKILPGRADRSYGIQVARLAGLPPELLQRAKTLLLELESAEPAHAVPAPPAKVTQFSLFDEPQMHPLLQEIELLPLDDMTARQALQYLFDLQERIQATKTM; the protein is encoded by the coding sequence ATGACGACCCCGATGATGCAGCAGTATCACCTTATTAAAGAGAAAGTCCCGGACGCCATTCTTTTTTTTCGCTTAGGTGATTTTTATGAGATGTTTGGTGAAGATGCTGAAGTCGCTGCCCCCATCCTGCAAATTGCCTTAACAGGAAGGGATGCCGGGGAAGGAAAGCGAATTCCTATGTGTGGAGTTCCTTACCATGCTGTGGACAATTATTTGTCCAAGCTCGTAAAGTCCGGCCATAAAGTTGCTATTTGCGAACAAGTGGAAGATGCTAAAGCTTCTAAAGGCATTGTTAAACGTGATATCATCCGGATTGTATCCCCGGGGACTCTGACAGAAGCTGTTGCGGAACGTTCCAATCATTATTTAGCCAGTATCTATTTTGCTGATCACTGGGGACTTGCTTTTCTGGATTTATCAACGGGTGAGTTTACGGTTTTTCAAACAGCGGATGTGGATGTTTTGCTCACGGAGATTTCCCGCATTAATCCTGCTGAACTCCTGTTAACTCCAGAACTTATTAAAAGGACTAAACTTTGGGTAGGGTACTATTGTACCGTACGGGACCGCAAGACTTTTGACGGTAATGCCATTCCGGAACATTTCCCGGGTCAAGAGAGTTTATTTCGCGAATTTCCCGCAGCCACCCGTGCTGCAACGGGGCTCTGGACCTATTTATTAGAAACCATGCCCGGCGTTGATCCGACTCATATCGTGGAAATCAAAACCTACCGAACGGAACGCTGGATGTTTCTCGATCAATGGACACGGCGAAACCTAGAGCTTACGGAATCTCTCCGTGGGGTCGGGAAAAAAGGCACGTTGCTTTCCGTCCTCGACTTAACCAAAACGGCCTTTGGGGGCAGACTTTTAAGACATTGGATTGATAAGCCCTTGCTTTTGCAAGATGAAATAGAAGGCCGCTTGGACTCTATCCAAGAATTAATTTCCGACTCATTCCTGCGCAAGGATTTGCTGAAGCTTCTATCGGAAGTCTACGACCTGGAGCGCTTAATGGGTAAAGTATCCTATGGTACAGCTAACGCTAAAGATTTGTTATCCCTGACTCAAACCCTGGCCCTGCTCCCTGATTTATGCTCACTTCTCAGTTCCAGTAGGGCAGAAACTTTGAAAACCAAGGTTCCTATGCTTGGCGGACTGGAGACCTTTGTGGCCAAGCTGAAAAACGCTATTAATCCGGCTCCGCCCATTTCTCTAAGGGACGGCAATATTATTAAAACCGGCTACTCCCGGGAAGTCGACCAGCTGCGGGAGATTGCCAGCGGCGGCAAGGAATGGTTAGCTCAACTGGAGAATGCTGAACGAGAACGAACCGGCATCCGCTCCTTAAAGATCGGCTATAATAAAATCTTCGGATATTACATAGAAGTCACTCATGCCAACGCCCATCTTATCCCTAAGGAGTACCAGCGCAAACAAACCCTTGCCAATGCTGAGCGTTTTATTACTCCGGAGCTCAAGGACTACGAACTTAAAATAGTTGGTGCAGAGGAAAAACTTAAAGATCTTGAATATGAGTTGTTCTTAGCCCTTCGAGAAGAGGTTCGCCTGCAAACGAAACGAATTATCCAGGTCGCCCAGATTCTGGCAGAGATTGACGTCTTTGTCAGCCTGTCTGAAGTTGCTGTGCGCAACCATTATGTACGGCCTCAGATCAAAAATGATGGTGAAATATTGATCACCGAAGGCCGGCATCCTGTTGTGGAAGAAATGCTTGAGCAAAACCTCTTTGTTCCCAACGATACCCATTTATCCGAAAGCCAGCATTTAGCCCTCATTACCGGGCCAAACATGGCTGGAAAATCAACCTATATGCGTCAAGTCGCTTTGATTGTTCTGATGGCTCACATAGGCTCCTTTGTCCCTGCTAAAAATGCCGGTATTTCCCTGGTGGATCGTATTTTCACCCGGGTTGGCGCTTCCGATGATCTGGCGGCAGGGCAGAGTACCTTTATGGTTGAGATGCAGGAAGTCGCTCATATTTTGAAATATGCCAGCCCCAAGAGTTTGATTATCTTAGATGAAATCGGAAGGGGGACAGCAACTTATGATGGACTTAGCATAGCTTGGGCGGTAACTGAGCACTTAGTTAAACATCCTGAGTTCAGACCCAAAACCCTCTTTGCTACACACTATCATGAGCTAACCCAGCTTCAAGACGAATTTGCCGGGTTGTTCAATTTACATGTCGGGGTCAAAGAGCGTGGTGAGGACATCGTCTTCCTGCACAAAATTTTACCTGGCCGGGCAGACCGCAGTTACGGCATTCAAGTAGCTCGTTTAGCTGGTCTTCCCCCGGAATTGCTGCAGAGGGCTAAAACCTTATTGTTAGAATTAGAGTCGGCTGAACCCGCTCATGCGGTACCGGCTCCCCCTGCCAAGGTTACTCAGTTTTCCTTATTTGATGAACCGCAAATGCACCCGCTGCTGCAGGAAATCGAATTGCTGCCCTTAGATGACATGACGGCCCGTCAAGCTTTGCAATATCTCTTTGATTTACAGGAAAGAATCCAAGCGACGAAAACTATGTAA
- a CDS encoding YlbF family regulator yields the protein MTNEIFEKAQLLADAIARSEELAELHSKEDAMAADPSAQVLIAELQKAQERFMEAQQNGEEPSEADKLAVDEIETKVEANPAIAAYMEAQDKFTEMLDGVNAILAGAIANASDSCSCGDSGCDPSGCNPGGCGSSGCGCGA from the coding sequence ATGACAAATGAGATTTTTGAAAAAGCCCAACTCTTGGCTGATGCCATTGCCCGCAGTGAAGAACTCGCTGAATTGCACAGCAAGGAAGATGCCATGGCTGCCGATCCATCAGCCCAGGTTTTGATTGCTGAATTACAGAAAGCTCAAGAACGTTTTATGGAAGCCCAACAAAATGGGGAAGAGCCTTCTGAAGCTGATAAACTTGCTGTCGATGAGATTGAGACGAAAGTAGAAGCTAATCCTGCCATTGCTGCCTACATGGAAGCCCAAGATAAATTTACTGAGATGCTGGATGGTGTTAATGCTATTCTGGCAGGGGCTATTGCTAATGCATCGGATAGCTGTTCTTGCGGGGACAGCGGTTGTGACCCAAGCGGATGCAATCCTGGAGGCTGCGGCAGCAGCGGGTGTGGCTGCGGGGCCTAA
- the miaB gene encoding tRNA (N6-isopentenyl adenosine(37)-C2)-methylthiotransferase MiaB, whose protein sequence is METEKKVVTLAYGCQMSERDAETLTQISREEGYMSSDDLATADLIIINTCCVRESAENKILGKIGELKRLKEKNPNLKIAISGCMVQQPGALERLQKRAPHIDIWAGTHNLHDFSALLHQAEQEGKAAEVWAEPKLTTESTPLAEKGKLQANVNIMYGCNNFCSYCIVPHVRGRERSRKPEEIIQEIKDLIASGCREVTLLGQNVNSYGKEFSPPYDFADLLHEVDQIPGVLRVRFVTSHPKDLSDKLIETVAKGKNLCEHFHLPIQAGSNFILERMNRKYTREYYISRVQRIREFMPKASITTDIIVGFPGETESDFEQTLDIINQVNYSHAFTFMYSKRSGTLAATMENQIPLDIKKRRLQRLMSLQNEKSLLWRQEMIGKTFEVLVEGPSKTNPDRLTGRTRGNELVVFSGSPDHIGSLVNLKITEAGTWTLVGEIETEK, encoded by the coding sequence TTGGAAACGGAAAAGAAAGTTGTCACATTAGCTTATGGCTGCCAGATGTCCGAGCGTGATGCTGAGACTTTAACTCAGATTTCACGGGAAGAAGGATATATGAGTTCCGATGATCTTGCCACAGCGGATCTTATCATTATTAATACCTGCTGTGTCAGAGAAAGTGCCGAAAATAAGATTCTTGGTAAAATCGGTGAATTGAAACGGCTGAAGGAAAAGAATCCTAACTTAAAGATTGCCATCAGTGGTTGTATGGTTCAGCAGCCGGGGGCTTTAGAGAGATTGCAGAAAAGAGCACCCCATATTGATATTTGGGCGGGAACCCATAATCTCCACGACTTTTCTGCGCTGCTTCACCAAGCAGAGCAAGAAGGAAAGGCAGCAGAAGTATGGGCGGAACCTAAACTGACCACGGAATCAACTCCACTGGCTGAGAAAGGCAAGCTGCAAGCCAATGTCAATATTATGTATGGCTGCAATAATTTTTGTTCTTATTGTATTGTTCCTCATGTGCGAGGCAGAGAAAGAAGCCGTAAACCTGAGGAGATTATTCAAGAGATTAAGGACCTTATCGCCAGCGGCTGCCGGGAAGTGACCTTACTTGGCCAGAATGTTAACTCCTATGGTAAGGAATTTTCTCCCCCTTATGATTTTGCCGATTTACTTCATGAAGTCGACCAAATTCCAGGGGTATTGAGAGTTCGTTTTGTGACCTCTCATCCCAAAGATTTGTCGGATAAACTTATTGAAACAGTTGCCAAGGGCAAGAATCTTTGCGAACACTTTCATCTTCCTATTCAAGCTGGAAGCAATTTTATCCTGGAACGCATGAATCGTAAATACACGAGGGAATACTATATTAGCCGTGTCCAAAGAATCCGGGAATTCATGCCCAAAGCAAGTATTACCACGGACATTATCGTAGGCTTTCCCGGTGAAACGGAGTCAGATTTTGAACAGACTCTGGATATCATCAATCAGGTGAATTATAGTCACGCTTTTACCTTTATGTATTCTAAACGTTCAGGGACTTTGGCGGCTACTATGGAAAATCAAATTCCCCTGGATATTAAAAAACGCCGCTTACAGAGATTAATGAGCCTGCAAAATGAAAAGAGCCTGCTCTGGCGGCAGGAAATGATCGGTAAAACCTTTGAGGTCCTGGTTGAGGGGCCCAGTAAAACCAATCCTGATCGCTTAACCGGACGAACCCGAGGAAATGAGTTAGTGGTTTTTAGCGGATCTCCGGACCATATCGGGTCTCTGGTTAATCTGAAAATAACGGAAGCAGGAACCTGGACTTTAGTGGGAGAGATTGAAACCGAGAAATAG